The Cyclobacterium amurskyense genome contains the following window.
TTAACCATTCTAACTTTCTCTACGGAAGGAACCATCTTTGTAATCAATTCCGCAATCTCTACTTCCAGTCCAGTGGGAGCTCCGAAAGAAGTTCCGTTTTCCATGGCTTTAATAACCGCTTCACGCACCAATGGATGGTTGTGACCGAGTACCATTGGTCCCCAGCTATTGATCGCTTCTATGTATCGATTTCCATCAACATCAAAGATGTAGGCACCTTCTGCTTTAGCAATAAATAAAGGATCGCCACCTACTGCCTTAAAGGCCCTCACAGGTGAATTTACTCCTCCAGGTATGAATTTCTGAGCCTTTTCAAAAAGCTGCTTGCTTTTACTTGTCGTCATCTAATTATTCTTCAATAGTCAAAACTCCATCTTCCAAACTTAGAATAGGAACATAATTATTAAATCTCACTCGAGAAAAATTAAAACCAAATGTTAAATTCCCTTTAATAAAACTTCTTCTATCAAGATTTTTTTGAAAGTCAAAACCTTTTTCTTCGTTGATAACTTTGGTTACAAAATCGGCGAGTTCGAAACCCATATAAGCAAATGATGAAGGGTTGATTTTATAATGATTCATGTAATCGTTCCTGAAATCATCCAGCAATTCATTATTAAAATCAACGGTGTTATTGCCTACAAAATGGAAATTTTGGGTTTCCATCATATCGTAATTAGCAAAATCAAAATACAACCAACTTTCCATTACCACCACTGGCAGTCCTGCTCCTAAAGACTCTACAAGCCCAAAAGTAGGTGAGGCTATGTTCGGATCATCCGAAAAGATTACCATCAAATCTGCAGTTTGGGATTTTCCTTTCCCCAATTCCAGGCTCTCGAAAAAACCCTGCATATCTCTGGTAGTTACTTTTTGATTCTTCACTATTTGAAGCCCACTAATTCTAGCCATATCTACAAAAGTAGCTGCCAATAATTCATCTCTGCTCGTCCCAGAATAGGCTATTGCAACTCTTTTCCCTTCAAATTTTCTGCAATAATCCAATACATTTTGGCTAATTGCCTGAATAGACGGTCTGAATAAATAAGAGTATTCAAATCCTTTTACATTTTCATCAATATTGGACAGTGGATTAATTTGAGGAATTTGTCTTTGTTGAGCAAAACTCGCAACAAGCGCAGTTTCCTCAGGATACAGTGGCCCAATAATGATGTCAGCATTAGATAAAAAGTCGTCTTCTAATATACCTCTTACTTTGGCATCACTTCTTTCCGTATCAAAAGTTTTAAAATTTAACTTTACCCCATTTGATTTGGCTTGATCCAATGCAAGTTTTATCCCCTGATACAATTGTAAAACAAAGTTGTTTGAATTAATTGACTGCACTCCGGATCTGCCTTCATAATTAAAAGGCAGCACCACGGCAATATCTAAAACATTGTCTTTGCTCGAAAGCTTAACGTTACTACTTCCCTGAGTCAAAGCTTCACTTCTGATTTTTTCATACAAGGATCTTTCTGTAGAGGACATAGAACCTTGTGTCTCAAGCCGCTCTTTTAAAGCCATGACCAAGCCTTTATTTTCAGGAAAAAGCCCGTACTGTACAGCAAGAGAACTTGACGCGCTTACTTTCAAAAAATTATAGCTTGCTTTGTATCCCTCTTTTTTCAAGGTTTCATCTGAGATTTGATCTATCAATCGCAATGCATCATTTGGAGACGAGAGCTCAAAATGACACAATGCCAAAAGGTAGCGGGCATCGTCTTTTTTCGCGAAACCCCTCGTAGCAATAAGAGAATTTAAGGCTTCTTTAGCCAGTTCAAATTGCCTGTTACCATAGGCTGCTCTAGCAAAATGATACCTCGCATAATCTGATAACGAACTGTATTTCTCTTTATCAAGATAAGGTCTTAGCAACTCCATTGCCTCTGCCTGATTTCCTTGCTGTATCTGTTTTTTAGCTTGTTCAAGTTGATCAAAACCCTCCTGCGAATAGGCAGTGAACAAGGGAACAATAAGAAATAGAAAGTATAGTGTTATTTTCATGGGGTGAAGAATTCTTTAATGGTGTAGTTTCAAACTTCGTACCTTTTTTCACAAAAAACCGTCATCATTTCAAAATTACGAAATTAAATTTTCCTTAAGCGTATTTACATAGAAAAGCCTGACTTCTCCATCAGGCTTTTCTTATTATTTTTATTCCCACTCAATGGTTGCAGGTGGTTTGGAACTGATATCGTATACGACCCTGTTCACACCTTTCACTTTATTGATAATATCATTGGAGACCTTGCCTAGGAAATCGTAGGGTAAATGAACCCAATCCGCAGTCATGCCATCCACCGATGAAACCGCTCTTAAGGCTACAACTCTTTCATAAGTCCTTTCATCACCCATTACACCTACAGACTGTACTGGTAACAACATGGATCCCGCTTGCCATACATCATCATACAAGCCTGCGTCTTTCAGACCTTGAATAAAAATATAATCTACCTCCTGAAGGGTTTGCACCTTTTCTTCAGTCACGTCTCCTAAAATTCTAATCCCAAGTCCCGGACCTGGGAAAGGATGTCTGCCAATGATGGCATCGGAAATACCTAAAGCTTTACCAACTTCTCTTACACCATCTTTAAATAGGGTGTTTAATGGTTCTACTACTTTAAGCTTCATAAAATCTGGAAGCCCACCCACATTGTGGTGAGATTTAATGGTTGCTGATGGGCCATTGACCGAAACGGATTCGATCACATCTGGATAGATGGTTCCTTGCCCCAGCCACTTCACATCTTTAATTTTATGCGCTTCTTCGTCAAAAACTTCTATAAATGTTCTGCCAATGGCCTTTCTTTTCCCTTCAGGATCAGAAATACCCGCCAAGGCATCATAAAATTTCTTTTTGGAATCAACACCTATTACATTCAGCCCCATACCTTTGTAAGACTCCAGCACCTCTTCATACTCATTCTTTCTCAAGAGACCGTTGTCCACAAAGACACAAGTCAATTGATCACCTATAGCTCTGTGTATTAAGGTTGCTGCCACTGATGAATCCACACCACCAGACAAGCCCATCACTACACGGTCTTTTCCTATGGTTTCTTTAAGAGAAGCTATGGTAGCATCTATAAATACATCTGAGGTCCAATCCTGTGCACAGTCGCAAATCTGAACCACAAAATTCCTCAAGAGATTCTTACCTTCTGTAGAGTGGGTCACTTCCGGATGAAACTGAATACCATAGGTTTCTTCACCTTGTACTTTGTACGCGGCTATTTTTACCGAGTGCGTACTGGCGATGACATCAAACCCTTCCGGCAATTCCTTGATGGTATCTCCATGGGACATCCATACTTGAGAATCATGTGTCAATTCCCTAAAAAGCTTGGAATGGGTGTCCAAATGAGAAATTTTGGCCCTTCCATATTCCCTGATTTCAGAAGGTGTTACATTTCCACCGTATTTCTGCGCCATTAGCTGTGCTCCATAGCACACACCTAAAATGGGTAATTTACCGCGAAGTGCATCTAAATCAAGATCAGGAGAATCATTGTCTCTAACAGAGCAAGGACTGCCTGAAAGTATGATTCCTTTAATGTCTGAAGTAATTGGGGGGATTTTATTGAAAGGGTGAATTTCACAATATACATCCAGTTCTCTAACACGTCTGGCTATTAGCTGTGTGTACTGAGAACCAAAGTCTAGGATTAAAATCTGTTCTGCCATGCGCAAAGTTAATCAGCCCTTGCCAATTCCCGAAATAAAAAGGTGAATTTTCAAAAGAATATTTGGGGACAACATTGTGAGAATGATTCCTGAACTTAATCAAACTCGCTCTAACATTCCAGATAAAGGATTGGAAACCAATTTAAACCGAATGATTTAATAAAAATTGATGTGTTGTATGGGACAATAGTATTTTGTTAAACATTGTTTTTTCCCGAATCCATACCGATTATCACGGATATGCGCATTATTAGAAACTAAGTACGGAACCTGTTCAACCTCATACGGGTTGGAAAGTTGGTGGTTGACCGGCTGTCCACGGGTTTTCACCCGTGGTTATTGTTGTTGAAGCCCTGAAGGCTTCTTTGGATTCCCAAGGAAAGTAAAGCAATAAAAACCTAGCTTCACTTTTTACTAAAGCAAGCATTTGGGTTCAAATAACCGGACCCTGGGCGGAGCCGAAGGGGTAGGTGTTTCGGGATACGTTACCCTTTCCCTTCGGCTTCGCTCAGCAACCAGACTTCGGCTCCGCTCAGCCACCCGGAGGTTTGTGACCTTTTTGACCGAATGGGTTCATGACGATCCGATTGGAATGGTTATAGTAATTAAACGATTACCATTCTAAAAAAAACAGACCTGAAGGGTCTGAACTATAATAACCGTGGGTGGCAACCCGGGATAGACAAACACACCTACACCCAACACTGAAGGTGTTGAACAGCTACAAGTAATTCCAAACCCGAAAATTTAAATAAACAAGAGCTAATCAACCTATGAGCATGCCTATTTACCAATCTTGAATAATAAGTAAGTTTTATTACAAGCAGATTAAACATCCATCAAAACCTGTAGTTAAGAAAAATCCCGGTATAAGGCTGAAAGCGCAGACCATTTAGTTTCAGTGTATAACCTTCAGTAGATTGAATTTGATTTTGACTTCCTTCTTCCTTCGCTCTTATGGAGATACGCTCTGTAAATTGCTGTTCTCCCATATAACCTGACAATCTAAATTCTGTACTAAGCAACAATCTTGGACTGAGACTAAAACGCAGGCCTGCCAATGGAGAAACCGAAAGCCTGATTTCCCTATCATACTGGTCCTGACTTTCAAAATATTCCTCCTCCGGATCTGTGTCAGGTTGCTCAAAAATCGATCGTCTATCCATCTTACGTCCTTCCAGTTCCATACCATAGTACCCCTCCCATCTTTTGGTCAGAGGTTTTATCCATTCATAACCTATCGCCAGGCCAAAATTCCCGATGCGATCTATATTGGTAAAATCACCCTCTATTTTCTTAGCCCTACTAACCATCCCAAAGACACGCAGTCTTAACCTATTTTGGTCATGAATCTTTTGCCTTAGCATCAATTCCAATGGTGTCCGCTGGTTTTGATACATCAACTGATCAAAAGCAAAATTAGTATTAAGACCGATTTCAAACCGGCTTGTGGAATCTAATAGACTCCATGTTGAAGGTTCGTTTTGAGCTGAAGCGGCTGTATATTCCATTATGAAAAAAAGAAGCAAAAGTATTTTGGGATGTATCATTCTTGATTTCATCATTTTAAAATTTAAGGTTCACAAAAATTCCGGAATAAGGTTGAAAATCAAAAAACCAGGCCTTTGAATCATGTCCTCCTGTGGAATGGGCTTCCGACCCATCGGGATTAGCAGAGGATTTAGTAAAGGCATCCGATCTCGATTTGGTACTGTTATAAAATAATTCTGTTCGCATTTCATAAGACACGAACAAGTAGGGCAAGGGGGAATAGGTAAAGCCTACAAAGGGCACCAACCCTAAGGATTGTGCAGTGTCAAAATCATATCTTCTTACTTTAAGATCCCCGTAAGTCTCAGAGTAAGAAGAACGATTTCTGGTAGTATTGTGAATATCCCAGCCCTTTTCCAGATCGGCTCCAAAATAATAACCGAGTTTTTTGTTGATGGGATGGTGCCATTCATGTCCCAGGGCAATGGCAAAGCGGGATTGCTGAATTTTTAGGTTCTCTTCCCCTTCTATTTTATTGGTATTCTCCACCCAGCCGCTGGCCCTTAACCTAAGGCTGCGGTCACCCGGCAGTCCCCTGCGTAACAAAAACTCAATGGGGGTGAATGTCCCCGGATCTAAAAATCCATCGATGGCAAACTGGCTGTTTATGCCTAAGCTATAGGCTTTATCAGGCAGAAAAACTGGCGTTTTCTCCTCAGCTGGTATTTCTCGTTGCCCCATAGCCAGACCAAATAGTCCGGTCATTAAAAGGCCTGTAATAAAAAGTTTGATCATGCTTTTTTTTTTTGAAAAGTATAATATAAATCAATTTGAACCTAATGTTTTAATAAATAATTTTTAGACTATTTTATTTAATAATATTTATAAAGTAGATTTAGTTGTATTGCTGATCTTTACTTTTAATTACAAGAGAATTGGCACAGCATTTCTTTGCTCAGTCTAATCAAATTACACCAGTTTAGCCTTAATAGAACTTTGCTGCAACTCCCCCTTAATCTAAGAGGGCTAGGGGGAATTTTAATGAAAATGGAAAAGCTGAATTGTCCTAAATTAAGTTTACCGATTATTATTCAAATACTTCTTTTGGTTTACAGTTCACGTAAAAAATCCCCCTTTGCCCCCCTTTGTTGAAAGAGGGATTTGTAACGTTTGGAATAGCGGATACATTTTTACATTTCACTTTCTCAGCCCAATCTAAAAGCTTAGGGCTTTTAAGAAAATTTTGACACCTATCTGTGAGGAAAGCAATGGGCTTTATCCCAAATAGGGGTACTTCACAAGTCCCCCTATCCACCTAAAAAGTCACCTCCCCCACTTCGCAAATAGGTAGGTGGACTTAAAACTGACAAGCTTGAGGTTCTGAACTCAAACGCTGGAGTTCAGAAGTGGGGCTTTTGACCTCCGACCTGGACATTTTCTTTTAAAAATTACAAGCTTGATATCATTAAATGAAAAGTATGACATTTTTACCGGGACGTACCGATTTTTAAAACGATTTAGGGGACTTCGGAAGTGGGTAGGGGCACTTCGGAACTCCTCCTGTCAGGTTTTTATATGGAAGCGAGCGGTTAGGAAGTGGGGAATTGAAGTTATTAGGTGGAAATTTTCGGCTTTTTGGTTAAATATTGTTGTTTTTTAATTCACACTAGCTGTAAAAACTGAC
Protein-coding sequences here:
- a CDS encoding ABC transporter substrate-binding protein encodes the protein MKITLYFLFLIVPLFTAYSQEGFDQLEQAKKQIQQGNQAEAMELLRPYLDKEKYSSLSDYARYHFARAAYGNRQFELAKEALNSLIATRGFAKKDDARYLLALCHFELSSPNDALRLIDQISDETLKKEGYKASYNFLKVSASSSLAVQYGLFPENKGLVMALKERLETQGSMSSTERSLYEKIRSEALTQGSSNVKLSSKDNVLDIAVVLPFNYEGRSGVQSINSNNFVLQLYQGIKLALDQAKSNGVKLNFKTFDTERSDAKVRGILEDDFLSNADIIIGPLYPEETALVASFAQQRQIPQINPLSNIDENVKGFEYSYLFRPSIQAISQNVLDYCRKFEGKRVAIAYSGTSRDELLAATFVDMARISGLQIVKNQKVTTRDMQGFFESLELGKGKSQTADLMVIFSDDPNIASPTFGLVESLGAGLPVVVMESWLYFDFANYDMMETQNFHFVGNNTVDFNNELLDDFRNDYMNHYKINPSSFAYMGFELADFVTKVINEEKGFDFQKNLDRRSFIKGNLTFGFNFSRVRFNNYVPILSLEDGVLTIEE
- the guaA gene encoding glutamine-hydrolyzing GMP synthase — its product is MAEQILILDFGSQYTQLIARRVRELDVYCEIHPFNKIPPITSDIKGIILSGSPCSVRDNDSPDLDLDALRGKLPILGVCYGAQLMAQKYGGNVTPSEIREYGRAKISHLDTHSKLFRELTHDSQVWMSHGDTIKELPEGFDVIASTHSVKIAAYKVQGEETYGIQFHPEVTHSTEGKNLLRNFVVQICDCAQDWTSDVFIDATIASLKETIGKDRVVMGLSGGVDSSVAATLIHRAIGDQLTCVFVDNGLLRKNEYEEVLESYKGMGLNVIGVDSKKKFYDALAGISDPEGKRKAIGRTFIEVFDEEAHKIKDVKWLGQGTIYPDVIESVSVNGPSATIKSHHNVGGLPDFMKLKVVEPLNTLFKDGVREVGKALGISDAIIGRHPFPGPGLGIRILGDVTEEKVQTLQEVDYIFIQGLKDAGLYDDVWQAGSMLLPVQSVGVMGDERTYERVVALRAVSSVDGMTADWVHLPYDFLGKVSNDIINKVKGVNRVVYDISSKPPATIEWE